CTAATGCTTGTATGTTTATCAGTAAGAATGATGAATGTTTTTTGGCTTTGCTTTTCCTCTCCCCTTCTTGGATATGATTTATCAGAGTGGAATGCGATTGAAAGAAACTACCTAGTATAGAGAGAAAATGATTAAGTAGAAGAAAACATCGGAGAATTTCAgaataaaatgtgtttgaacTTATTCATCTGAAAAGGTTTCCTTACAATGTTCCTATTTTATTCATCCGAGAGATTAATATGCCTTATTACACAATCTGTCAGGTCAGTTACAGTTGGCCTGCCAGACAGCTTTAATGCTAACTCACCATATAGTAACTACCTGCTGTCATGAGATGAGACTCAGTCATTCTCAGTAACTACTTTTTGCACAATTTCTTTATCAGTCTTGTGGTAAAAAGAACTGAGAATTTGCTCTCATTATGTTGTAGCTTCTTGGGAGGTCTAGTGGATTTCATGTAGCATCAACACATCGTCCATGTACCAAAGGGCTTTGGTTGTGGAGTACACCGTTGAAGAGGACTTCCCTTGATGGAACAGAGTACAATCTCCTGCTATTAGACAGTGAAGGAATAGATGCTTATGACCAAACGGTTAGCTTGGATTACACATACTTGTTTATTGTTTCTGTCTGCCTGGTGTTCCAATCACTGGATTTTGGATATTGATGCTAACTATTGTAGTATTACGTTAATAACTTTTGTATTCAGTTTCTTGTGTATACGTAGGTATCCCATTTTCATCCGTTGTGATGTTCTTTCCctctttttctctgtttttctcaATGTACAGGGAACATATAGCACCCAGATCTTCTCGTTGGCTGTCCTTTTGTCTAGCATGTTTATTTATAACCAGGTTGGGTCAGGttataaaatcttatatttaCGTATGATTGAGTGTGCTGTTACTTCTGCATACTTTTTGATTGATTATTTAGTGACCAATTCGTGGGTCCGCTCATGAACATACAAATTCATTCCCTATTATCTCTTGCATAGATGGGTGGTATCGATGAGGCTGCCCTTGATCGACTTTCTCTTGTCACTGAGATGACAAAGCACATTCGTGTTAGAGCATCTGGAGGGAGTAGTTCTGTATCTGAACTGGGTCAATTTTCCCCTATTTTTGTCTGGCTTCTAAGAGTGAGTTGTTTACAAACCTTTTGTCATTGTTTCACCTTATATTTTGGGAAACCTGAAATTCTTAATTTCTGACCTTGTGTTCTTATGTCATTTTAGCCTACTTCTGTTGTCTAGTTTCAGTCTTTACCCTATTTCTCTTTCCTCTTGCTGGCAGGACTTTTATTTGGACCTAGTAGAAGATAACAGAAGAATAACACCCCGTGACTATCTGGAAATTGCTTTGAGGCCTGTCCAAGGGAGTGGAAGAGATATAACTGCCAAAAATGAGGCATCTTtctacttcatttttttttttaattttccacAGGAACTATTATTATTGACTTACAAGGCTTACCTGTCTGAACATGATCCTTAAATAAATTGGAAATACTCGGCTTGGTATGAAATGAAATTGGTAGAGACATGCAAAGgatgaataattttattgaattctTGGGAAtagaagaaatatttttccCCTTCACAAAGGGTTTCTGCTTTCTTTTTCTGATTATCTGAATGAAATGAATCCTTCAGTTCATGATTTAGTTTTGATCAATTACTGGAAAAAATGCACCCAGCAGGACATATGTTTTATATACATTTCAGAAGTAATTACATTTATGAAGAGTAAATGTATGGTAAGTGGAATCTTATGAGGACAATATAAACAATATTCATAAATCTCAATATTCATGAATCTAGACTTTAATGCAGCAATTCCCAATGGATAAAAGACCTGTTTTCAATCTTCCAAccgaaatatttatttaattgatgtgCTCTAACTTTCCCTAACTGTTCTAACTGCCCCTAATCCTCTTCTGTTCAACTTGAAAACTGACAGTCCTTACCAACCAATACAGAACGCACTTGGTTTTTGCTGCATCtcaaaaatacatgaaaaaatATGGGAAATTAAATAATCGGATAGAGATGCATTTAGAAAAATACTTGGATGTTTTATTGGTACTTTTAGTGTCATTTCCCAATGAAAACTCATGTAACaattacaacaaattttatatttttattgatgaacTGTTATACCCGTGtttttcattacaaaaatagaacaataataagAGTACCTATAAAACGTCGTTTGACTTTTGTCCATGAATTTTAGTATTGATCTGTCTACTTTCCATTTACTTACTGtattttattgtagtgtatGCTCTCAATATAGTTGTGCACTATCATTTTAAACCTACTGCATTTCAAAGCTTTTAAGCCTGTAGGAAATTATGAACTTTGTTTGTTCTCTGGAAGTGCTAATGTTCTTACAATATCAATTAGTAGATTCGAGATTCTGTTCGGGCTTTATTCCCAGATAGGGAATGCTTCACTCTTGTGCGACCTCTGAACAATGAAAATGACCTACAGCGGCTTGATCAGATATCGGTTGGTGACTTACCAGCTACCATATTCTTTTGTCATTCAttttattgtttcttatttCATGTAAATTTTATCTTCAATTTGCAGTTGGAAAAATTACGGCCTGAATTTCGATCTGGCCTAGATGCTTTGACAAAGTTTGTTTTTGAGAGAACAAGGCCAAAACAAGTCGGGGCAACTATGATGACAGGTCCTGTTTTGATTGGTATCACCGAATCTTATCTGGATGCTCTCAATCATGGTGCTGTGCCTACAATTTCTTCCTCCTGGCAGGTTAGTGTGTCCATAATCAAGGCTGCACGTGAAAAATGAACGAGACTAACTCTTGtcatataataaaatgaatttttcccTCCATTTCATATTTGCTGTCAttgaaaagtattaaataaGTTAGTGAATAAAAAACTTTTACTAAAACGTCCGGACATTcttctttataaataattaagatacTAAGTAGCTCTTCTATCTTATTAGTTTTCTCTCCAACCTATTTGGTTTATGGTTAACAATGAAAGAATTTAGATTTGTGTAAGcaatttttgttatgaattcTCTTAACAGAAAAGAAGAGTATTATGAAAATGTAAATAGGAAGCTGAGACTATACGTATTACCATAGATTGGCCGCCTGACTAAAGGCTCAATAAGCTAAGTAATACCtatcacaataaataaaagagagCAAAACTGCTTGGTAATTCTACTATGCTCTCACTTCCTCTACGATGTTTGGAACCAAgaatgaaaatgttttttttattgaatagaATGAAAATAACAAGAAATAAGAGATCCCTCTCTCCTCCAAGGGTTTTTACAAAAGATTTCTCCTTTAACATAGAGCTAATTCTCAATCTACAAAATGAACATCCTTCCTCTCTCCTACCCTTCTTCCTCTAACACCTCAAGCTACTAACTcgtcaatattttaaatatcttaacTAACTTTTTCTCCTCCTTATAGCCTAACATATGATGTCCTTCCTCTACTTATAACAGCCCTTTACTAATTATCTATTCTGAATGACTATAGGGCCAACTATGAAGTCTCAACTGACAATGCCTAATTAACAGAGGCCATCCTAACATGACTATTGTTTAAATAGCTTGATATTGTGAcgtaatttcattattttcacaACCACCAAAAATTAGGAAATTTCTTCACATAAGTGCGTGTACTATATTCTTCTATGCCCTTCTAATATGAATGAGTTATAATTTTCTGGCTTGTGAACTTGAACCTGTGAGGATTTCCACTTGTGCTTCTTAACGTATATACGTAGTGGATTCATTAATGGATGTAAAATAAGTTGGGACAAAAGTGTTTGTATTCAAGCATAAATTCCTTAAATTTTACTTGTCTATGTTGATGTTACTTGCAGAGTGTTGAAGAAGCTGAGTGTCAGAAGGCATATGATTCTGCTGCCGATATTTATTTGTCCTCTTTTGACCGAACTAAGCCGCCTGAGGAAGTGAGTTATTCAAGTTGAAtgttgattatatattttatctatttccCTATTTAAATTACAACGCTTGTAGGTTTCTTTGAGGGAAGCACATGAAAAAGCAGTTCGGATTTCAATGGGAGCTTTTACTGCTAATGCTGTTGGGGTTGGTGTTGTAAGAACAAAATATGAAGGCATGCTGCATAGATTTTTCAAAAAGGAGTTTGAGGTATGGAATATTCGAAATTATTTGACTGCAATTAGCTGATTAAACTTTATTTGGGAAAAGTTATTTTCTTATGAAAGGAGacatgaaacttttttttttgactcAGGTATGTTACAAAGCCGACAATTTAGTCTGAATTAATTCTGGacagagagaaaagaaaacagAATTGTGAAGAAAAATCATTATGTAATATACAGTGAATGACTAAGAAAAAAGGAGAATTCACCTTCCAAGGGTTTCCCTTTCAAATAGTTTGGCCTTTTATAATTGAGCTGCTACTTAGTTCCCTTAGATGTtaacaattcaaaataaaaccTCTTCTAATCTGTCTATTATTTGAGCTAACTCCATATCCTCACAATGCTAACCACAATCAATTTTGTAGCTACTCTTAACGATGTGTCTATTCTTTTCTGGCTACTGCAATTCCTTTGGCTCATCTGTCTTTTATTCTTCTACCATCTTTTGTACTAAGGGTTGAAATTTGTATTCCACCCTGTTTGAGAACTTTTTATGTCCATCTTACATAATGTTTTTGCAAATTGAGTTTTGATAATCCCGTTGTTATCATCTGCCTGTTCATCTTCTACTATTACCAAGATTGTAGCTATCATACTTCTTGATAATGAAGCTTTTGAGCTCCTGTGTTTCTCGTGGGAATGTGCTAGTCTAGTGGTGGACTTTTTTGCTGACAAATTTGATGTTCTTTGTCCTTCTACACCCCTGTCTGAATTGTGTGTTGATATGAAGGTACTCCTGACTGGGGCCAGTGATGCTTGTATTTGTATAAGTTTGGATAATCCCATGGAGCTGCGCAGATGTCCTCCCtttcaattttaatgttttctttattcattcattcattcattcattcattctgTGATTGCTGAAGTCCTTCAATACTGTCCTCGTTCTTTTGTATTTTACCTCATTTGAGTCCATATAGCATAACTACACTATTCTTCTTGGTTGTCTTTCTCAGAAACTCCACTGAGCTATCTAACGCATCTTTGTTCCATCTCTTCCTGGGTAAGAGTATGCAGCCAGGTCAATTGTTGTTTactgaaaacaattttattatttcaaggAAAGGAATACTGGAACAGAAAatagtgaaaattgaaagaaCATTTCCATGTAGATTGAATGACAAACAGAAAAAGGAGATAACTCTCCAAAGGTCTGCCACTTTCAAAGGCTTTCCTTTTTATAACTGAGACACCAGTTCCTGATGTGCATATTTCTCTGGGTGAAGCCTCCTCTACAATCTCTAACTGTTTATATATGCTAATCCCTTGTCCCTACAACTCCAACCACCCAGCTACTTCTGTAACTACAGCTAATTAGTCTCATCTTTAATTCTTCTGTCTTGAATCTTATTAAGTTGGGTACAAATTTTTTTCCCATTATAAAGGAGTGCGCAGGCCTGTTATCATTTACTTATAATGCTAAACAGAATCAGTTGTTTTCTGTTGCCAGCATATTATGTGTAAACAGAAATCAGGATATTTGATTTCTACTCTCTACTTTTGTTGAGAGAATAAACCAGCTTGTATAATTTAGAGAGGTTTTATTTACTTAAACTCAAAAGCCACTTGTTCACATCTACTTGCAAAACTCTAGTGTGCTGCAGCTGCTCATTGTTGGATTAATTTCAAAGGATTTATTGGAATCCTGGCAGGGTTTATTCTAGTTTGCAATTAGAACCTtgaaataaatatgcatggTGTTGCATAGTATCCGTTGTGCGGTTTCTGTTCCAAATAGAATATTTCATATAAGGtggctaattttttttttttttgctatatAATCCCTTTCATTATTAGTCTATGTTTCTATTTTAATCCCTTGGTAAGAAAATTCTCTCCTTTTCTGTCAATGTATCACTCAATCAAATTAGATTTGACCTCCCTTGTGGGTCTGTGACAGATACTTAgacttattttcttctttcttattgGCAAGCATCATATGGTGCTTGACAAGCACCCTATGATACTGCCTGTGTTCACATTTTAAAAACTGAATTCTGCCTTTTGATCTTTGACTAATCTAACATGACTAAAATTCTTACACTATTTATTTGCAACGGGCTTGCTTTTTCCCTGTTTGGGTTGTGGGCTAATATTGTATGTTGTGCTTCTAATTTATTGGCTTCGAGCAGGATTATAAACAGAATGCATATATAGAAGCTGATCTACAATGTTCTAATGCCATTCAGTCTATGGAAAAGAGGCTGAGGGCAGCTTGTAATTCATCGGATGCAAAGATAGATAATGTTGCAAAGGTAATTCTTGTTTAGCtaaatgcaaatattttttaatctagtTTTAGTGCTCTGTTTGTTGGTTCTTgtttagtgatttttttttttggttttaatttggagataTCTTATGAGCATTGTTGAAGATATTTAGGCTGTATCTCTGCATGATGGCTTTGAGAAGGTGGGATAgtgattatataaaatttatttcttctgGGAGTTTCTTCCACCTCACCTTTCTGTTGCTTTCTGAATGACTTAAATGtgctatatatatgaattaggATATTTGTTTCTGATTTCTAGATGAggttatttttttggtttgaaAGACTTTGTTGGTGTACAACGGTTACTTATAAGCCACCGATAAGGGGTTGAAACATGAAACATACTTTTAGCAAGTTAGAAGTCTTGTGAACAGATAAGCAGGTTTTCTTTCAACTATACTCATAGCATGTTCGGATTTGATTTTTGTGGAGAAATATTCACATTTTCTTTCAAAAGCTCTCCTGTGAAGCtggaacaaaatttattatttctctAAAGCAAGGTAAACTAAACATGATTTGTATCAATTGTTTGTGAAAACATATTGGAAGCacaacttttattaattatattacagGATAGCAGATAAAACCAACTTTACATAGGGCTGTACTGCTATTTTCTTCTGTATTTGACTGTGCTTAGGACattttgaaacaatttttaAGCCACCACTAAATTTCTCCAGACTTGAGATTGAAGGAGGCAATTTTTCTAGACCGAATGAAAAACTTGAGTGAAAGTGAACTCTACCTCAGGAGATTTATAGTAACATGATGATTACAAACTCGTAAATACACAATgcaatttacaaaataagaataattaattcTAACTCTACTTCCCAAGTCACAATATACCTACGCTAATTTGGTAAGTGCAACAGTTATTATTGTGCAATTTCAAATGTTCAACCCTTCCTTCTTCTATATGATATCTGTTGAGGTTTAGCCAATAACGTTTTGGTGGTACTGCCACTGCTTTgatcacactgttgattatgAACTTATTTGTGACATGGTTATAAAATTAGCGCATCCTTTGCACCACCGATGTGTCCCCCAGATAGAAAGAAACACACATATGACGATACTTTGTAAAATTGCATTTCCCATAATATTTGCTTTACAGGATGCATTTTTATATGCTTGGTTTTTGTCTTGTCCAAATTGAGTGGTTCACTTTGCAGTGAATGTGCAAAATCAATGGCTTAGATTATTATAAGATTCATGTAGATATATAAGAAGTCATGAAGTAGTTAATTTCTTAGATTTTCGAATCATTGGCTGTAACTCTGCACTATTCTCCACTTCTCTCTTAGGTGCACTCACCCTCGCTATAGAGGGTCTAAATCCGTATGGTTCAAAATTGTTGTCAACCTGCGTAAAATGTTTTCATGTACACATCTTTTAGATTTCTTGATGTGAATGGTCTTTCGtattttaagttaaatactTCATTGCTTCTGCTGTCCTCATGAAAACAGAAACAGTTATCAAGTGACGTATTCATTCTTTTGGCCTATCAGCTTTTttcataaaaggaaaacaaatatttagcTGTAGATGATGTGTTCATTCATTTAAGGTTAccctttttctcttcaattgGAAGTATAATGCGGAGCAAATGTAATCTCTCACCTGACGGTTTGTAATTGCAATTCAAGGCAATCCATTTTATGTAATATGGAGATCCTAAAGGAGAAATATGAGAAACAACTTGTTTACATTGTGTATCTTCTTTTTTTGAACCATTTATAGTGTCCTTATTGAAATGTCAAATTGACTTGATTATTTATCTCTTGTGCAGGTTTTTGATGCTCTTTTATGTGAATATGAAAAATCAGTTCAAGCTCCAGGGAAGTGGCAAAAACTTGCAGTCTTCTTACATCAAAGGTTTGTCTGCAGAGATTTTTTTAGATTGTTCCttaaaattgacttttaataaTTTACTTGTTGTTCACACTAGTTTCGAAGGCCCCGTACTGGACCTGACCAGGAGACTAGTAGATAAAGTTGAATCTGACAAGAGTTCACTCAATTTAAACCGTCGACTGATTGAAGATAAGATGACCTTGCTTTATAAGCGGCTGGAAACCAGTGAAAATGAAAAGTCTGAGTATATTAAACGCTATGAGGATGCCATCAATGATAAGAAGGAACTAACCGATCAATATATGAATAGCATAACTGATTTGCGGACAAGCTGTTGCTCTCTGGATGAGAGATATTCTAGCTTATCAAAAACATTGGATTCTACCAAGCAAGGAACCATGGActggaaaagaaaatatgaacaaGTTTTATTAAGACAGAAATCTGAGGAGGACCAAGCTAGTTCTGAATTAGCAGCTCTCAAGTCGGATAGCAGTGCTGCTGAAACAAGGTTGGCTGCAGCGCGGGAGCAATCTCTGTCCGCTCAAGAGGAGGCTGCAGAGTGGAAGCGGAAGTATGACATTGCTGTTACAGAAGTAAAAGCTGCTCTAGAGAAGGCAGCAACTGTGCAGGATTACACAAACAAGCAAACACAATTGAGGGAAGATGCTTTAAGAGAAGAGTTTTCTTGCACTTTGGTTGAAAAGGTAAGCTAAGCTCTCTGATGTTCTCTTCATTTCTGCAAATCTCTGGTTACCTAGAATTGCTATATAGCATAAAGTTCACTGTGAAACATTACCTTATTAATGTTGTATGTGATGAATGGGATGGAGAATGAACTTATTCATATCTCCTTCATGATTTATACAGGAAGATAGACTAAAGGAGAAAGCTGCTAAAATTGAGCACGGGGAGCGGTGTTTAACAACTTTGAAGTTGCAATTGAAGGTAAGATTCATGCCTGTTTAGTTAATTCAAGAAAACTGTTCTATAAactattttcctttcacatccGCCTTCATATCATTTTCGTATGCCCCACGGGGAACTTTAAATGCTCTTATTGAGACAACATTTATCTTGTATGTTTATTGACgaattacattatttatttaacagTCCGACCTTCCCTTTTACATTCCTATTAAcgcaaaataaaatgaaaaacaaaaagattgtTTAGAGTTGATAGTTTTTGGAACTCTGTGCCACGGTTAGTATTTTAACCGAGTAGCACTTAATGTAAACAACAATGTACTACAGAGAATCATTTTTGAAACATGAATACAATTTGGATACTTTTGTAAGTGACTTTTGTTTTGTCCATTGAACACATGTTGACCTTATGGGACTAAGTACGATGTCTGACCCTAGAAATGTGTGCAGGCTGCagagtcaaaaataaaaaactatgaaACAGAAATATCGCCACTGAGACTTGAAATTATTAAGTTGACTGAGAGATTGAAAGCTGAAAATGCCAGGGCACTGTCATATGAGAAGGATGTGATGGTAATGCAACAGGAGATAAGCCATCTAAAGGAGAAGTACAAATCTGAGTGCAAAACATTTGAGGAAGTCAAGGAAATATGTCAAAATGCTGAAAAAGAAGCTGTAAGGGTTACTGAAGTAGCTGACAAAGCTCGGGCCGAAGCTGCCTTGGCTCAGAAGGAGAAGAGCGAGATGCAAAGGCTTGCAATGGAGAGACTCGCACTTATAGAAAGAGCTGAgaggaaaattgaaaatttggagagGGAGAAAGGTAATTTGGAAAATGAATTGCGAAGAGTGGGGGTTTCAGAGAGAGATGCACTTCTTAGGGTTTCAACACTAGAGGAAAAGGTGGAACAGAGAGAAAAGGATATAGATTCACTGTTGGAGAAAGATGGAACACATAGGCGAAATAGCACACAAATTCTTGATCAACTCTTGGAAACAGAACGTGGAGCATGTGCTCAGGCAATTAGCAGGGCtgattctctctctctccagtTACAGTCCGCACAAGTAAAAATTGATTCTCTGCATCAAGAACTGACCAAGTTTCGACTGAATGAAACAATACTGGACAGTGAACTAAAAACTGCCTCTCGTGGAAAGCGTTTGAGGgtagatgatgatgatgagggtGCAGAATCTGTTCAGGACATGGATTCCAGTCCTAGAATTTTAAAGGGGACTAAGAGATCTAAGACTACATCTATTCCGCCTAAGTTTACAAGTCCGGAAGATAATGGTTCCATTGGGGGTGATGAAGACATCCATAGTCAGCATACTGACGTGGATGATTATAAGAAATTTACTGTCCAGAAGCTGAGACAAGAGCTGACAAAACATAACTACGGTGATCAGCTGCTTGAGTTGAGGAATCCCAACAAGAAAGCTATCCTTACCCTGTACGAGAAATGTGTTCTTCAAAAGTCATAGCAGTTCTGTAAGAACTCGTTACTACAACGAAGCACGTATATGTCCGTACACCAGTTTAGGCGTCTAGCATAGTTGTGGGCCATATAAACTTATGCCATGGTGGTTCGCATGTCTACCAGAGAATTTTAGTTTGCTTGCTAACAATGACAACACGTTGGCGAAAGGTACGAGGGTCTGATCTCTCATTGTTAAATTAAATGTTCTAGTTAGCTGTATGAGTAGATATTGTTTAGTTTTATTCTGTGTTTTTTTGTACGCCAGCACCACTAACAGTGGATGTTAGATTAGTTACaaaccataaatttaaattggccTTTTTTAGTTTGGTAAATGTTTTCTACTAACAGTTGTATGCTTGATTTGTCGAATGAAATAATTTACAGTAGTTGGTTTTTCGTTCTATCTGTGAAAACGCATGTAAAAGACACCAAAACTAATTGGCATTGGCCATTTCTTTTTATAGTGTTGGTTAAAAAATTTCTCATTAACATTAGTGAGAATGAGAagtaatttaatctattttgtGATTAATTCCTtatgatattaattaaaaataatttattcattttaacaataataactaATGAGTTGAGAAATAATAACTAATCTATTTTGTGATTAATTCCTAATGatattaattaacaataatatttattgatttttaacaataatgTTGAGAAATAATATtgtcttatttaaaaaaaaaagtaacatcaATGATGGCAGTTAAATGATAATCACAATTGATTTTAcgtaaaagatttttttatcgATATCAATCCGGAGAAAATGTCAAACTAGTGACACCTAGACCTTATTTGAACTTAGTTATATTGTTACtaaatttttccttcttatgCAAATTacgaaaataaacaagtttgaAATACATTATGGGTCTGGACTAAGTCATGTGACTTCAAAAGTAAAAACGTATGCACCCACTCGACATTTctgtaaaattttgaaaaagtgtgGGAGGACGACTTCACGTAATCACGACTTTTGGACATCTAAAGTTGCTATAGTATTAAATCGAAAGTTGCCACATTATCTTATCAATTATCGGTAAAAAAATCCGCATACAAAAATTGAACTTAGTTCTATTATTAAAAGGAGTTAACGacattttaattaactaatgtaaaataaataaaaaaatacttaaatttaaaatagaacatttataaattatcttTATGTAAAATTTGAAGTGATAAAATTTTGGATAGTTATATTATTCTTacaaagttttaattttcctttaattttacaaataacataccttatgataatttttaatttttatcaaatataaattatccTCTAATACTTTCCCGTTCAAACATAAGGCAAAAGAAAACTTCTTCGAtgaatgtttttcttcttttgctaTTTTGTTTGTACGTAATTCTGTAATTTCCTTTCTTCTCGCTATATAGTACGTATAATGGATAAGTTTTGTTGATATAAAAAACGTAGAAGGAATAAGATGCTAACGCACTCTCCGATTTCTGTTATTCAAAGTTCACATTCTACATCTTATCTTGTCGCGTAAGTTATTGGTAATTGGCCTTAGTCAATGAGTTAGCGCATAATGTTTCTCTATTAACATATTAACGTAACAAATTCTTAAGTATACCATTTgtggataaaaaataaataaactacaatttaatgcataaaataattgtaataacATTGTCTACCTAGTTGTcgttataaataatatattttaaatgtaaaataaatacatcttaaaagaaaaatattaaatttatacgTGTGTCATTCatgcaaaattattttacatctCAACCTTgcataaaagtaatatttatctCACTCATACTACAAAGTTGATACAAGAAAAAACTTTaggttttcaaatatttgaacttaaaatatttatttttcatgtctgatttattcttttcaagaGTATTGTTTCTTgacaattttagtttttctagATAACTTTTCTAATTGGAAGGGAAGTTTCAATGTTATAAAAACTCCactatcttttttaaatataaatgtgacATTCTTATATTATTAGTTCATTCAATACAATTACAtggaatacattttttttacaataaatgagataaataattctttgataattaaaaaaatatttataaacatcccaaaaaaaaatgtttattattgACAAA
This portion of the Vigna unguiculata cultivar IT97K-499-35 chromosome 6, ASM411807v1, whole genome shotgun sequence genome encodes:
- the LOC114188200 gene encoding guanylate-binding protein 1-like, with amino-acid sequence MINFFSRRRDNPADFSPSATPSSSPVTGPARPIRLVYCDENGQFRMDPEAVAILQLVKEPVGVVSVCGRARQGKSFILNQLLGRSSGFHVASTHRPCTKGLWLWSTPLKRTSLDGTEYNLLLLDSEGIDAYDQTGTYSTQIFSLAVLLSSMFIYNQMGGIDEAALDRLSLVTEMTKHIRVRASGGSSSVSELGQFSPIFVWLLRDFYLDLVEDNRRITPRDYLEIALRPVQGSGRDITAKNEIRDSVRALFPDRECFTLVRPLNNENDLQRLDQISLEKLRPEFRSGLDALTKFVFERTRPKQVGATMMTGPVLIGITESYLDALNHGAVPTISSSWQSVEEAECQKAYDSAADIYLSSFDRTKPPEEVSLREAHEKAVRISMGAFTANAVGVGVVRTKYEGMLHRFFKKEFEDYKQNAYIEADLQCSNAIQSMEKRLRAACNSSDAKIDNVAKVFDALLCEYEKSVQAPGKWQKLAVFLHQSFEGPVLDLTRRLVDKVESDKSSLNLNRRLIEDKMTLLYKRLETSENEKSEYIKRYEDAINDKKELTDQYMNSITDLRTSCCSLDERYSSLSKTLDSTKQGTMDWKRKYEQVLLRQKSEEDQASSELAALKSDSSAAETRLAAAREQSLSAQEEAAEWKRKYDIAVTEVKAALEKAATVQDYTNKQTQLREDALREEFSCTLVEKEDRLKEKAAKIEHGERCLTTLKLQLKAAESKIKNYETEISPLRLEIIKLTERLKAENARALSYEKDVMVMQQEISHLKEKYKSECKTFEEVKEICQNAEKEAVRVTEVADKARAEAALAQKEKSEMQRLAMERLALIERAERKIENLEREKGNLENELRRVGVSERDALLRVSTLEEKVEQREKDIDSLLEKDGTHRRNSTQILDQLLETERGACAQAISRADSLSLQLQSAQVKIDSLHQELTKFRLNETILDSELKTASRGKRLRVDDDDEGAESVQDMDSSPRILKGTKRSKTTSIPPKFTSPEDNGSIGGDEDIHSQHTDVDDYKKFTVQKLRQELTKHNYGDQLLELRNPNKKAILTLYEKCVLQKS